In Panthera tigris isolate Pti1 chromosome B1, P.tigris_Pti1_mat1.1, whole genome shotgun sequence, the sequence ACACATATTCCATTTCATCACAAAAGTCTCAAatgctcttttttcttaaaaataaaactacctacTTTAGAAACTTAACACCTGtgccattgtttttttctttcttcaatgaTCTTTAAGATCACAAAAGCACTTCTTCCCTCAATGATGAAGAGAAATCATGGCCACATCGTCACAGTGGCTTCAGTGTGTGGCCATGGGGTGATTCCATATCTTATTCCATATTGGTAAGTATTATTTTCCAGCAATGCcatatagatagatggatggatacatacatacataatatgtacatacacactcacatactTTTAAGGGTTTATTAGACCTTAGATTCTAATCTTCATAGCAGGGTTATCTATGAAACTGGttgtaattgtttaaaatattttcagatttctgaAAACTCCTCTGTAAAGCAATGAAATGTAATGCCATGCTTCCATCATATCCTGGAATGAGTACACGTTGATAAAAGAAACAGGGAACCCACGGACTAAGAAGTAAAACATACAGAAGTCCAAATGAACATAAATGTATGCCATAGCCTGCATGCCCAAGATAAGCTGATTAGGGCGACCCCTGAATCAAAACATTTTCCAGTATTCTCGTGCCAtgaaagattgtgtgtgtgtgtgtgtgtgtgtgtgtgtgtgagagagagagagagagagagagaagaacagagacagagacagagagattaagAGAAACCATCTACCTGATTAAAAGATGCAGATAGTACACTCCATGATCTACCAAGGACACAAAGAGAAAAGGTTGAGAGGCCCTGAGGATACactatttgcaaaatattttttccttataaacttCTTCAATGGCATCTCATTTCCTTACTTCTGCTTTATATCAACTTCATAGAAAAATTTAACTTGCTAACATTTGGTCCAGTTCTTTTTGTAACAGTCAACACATGAGTATCAGTGGGAGGGTGTAGGGGTGCATAATTAATGGATTTATTATTTACTTGTACATAATGGTTAAGGTTAAACTGAGTCATGGACAAAATTACTTCTGACACTGAATGTGGTCACAGACATGGCTACATTTCAATGAAGTTAAGGGGTCATTGCACAGACATACGGTGTTTCAAGCTGTCtctaccatcttttttttaatgtttacttatttttgaaagagagagtgagtgggggaggggcagagagaaagggagacacaatctgaagcaggctccaggctctgagctgtcagcacatctTAAAACACAAGTAAGAATTTCACAGATTAAACATTTGCTATTGTTTTAAGGTTTAGAAATGTGGAATCCCAATATAATAATACTTTTCCgttttctcttctcccttaagAAAGCAGCCAGTCTTTAACTTTACTGTTCTTCTTGTCACCTgggtcaaaactacaatgaataggggcacctgggtggctctatcaattgagcatccaactcttgatttcagctcatgtcacctGCCTTTAGAAACGagaaaatcaggggtgcctgggtgactcagttggttaagcgtccgactttggctcaggtcatgatcttacggctagtgggttccagccccgtatcaggctctgtgctgacagttcagggcctggagcctgcttcagattctgtgtgttccctgctctctgcccctcccccgctcatgctctgtgtgtgtctctctctcaaaactgattaaaaaaaaaaaagaaatcagaaaatcaaagaagataaaGTGATATGCTGAAGgctgcacacacaacacacatcaCGTAAGGTCTTTTTACTCCAGATTTTCACAATTAAGAAGCCAAAGTGGCCTCCAGTGTCAAAAGAGAAACTAGCAACTAAGTTAACAAGAGAGGAGAAATGTATACAGTTCCACAGAAGTTTCAATGTAGATATTAGTTATGTAGTTTTTCTAAATACGTCTTTCCtgattcatatttttcaaaataaaacagcaattaAAACTGATTAGGCAAGAGTTTGAAGACTGAATGGAAAACCTTACCTGTAGGGTGGAAAAGTAAGCAGTAAGCCAGTTAATACATTACTAGGATTTGTTCTATTGCTATCATCGCTAAGTAAGAAACTggtacatttaagaaaaagtaaatgaaaattgaTGACCAAGTGGAAGATTTGGAAAATTGGCTTCTACTTATTCTCGAACCAAATCAGCATTGCCTTCTTACAGAAAGCTGGAGAATGTGTTTCACTGTACCTTAGCTAACAATGGTGGGTAATTCTCTTACAGTTCCAGCAAATTTGCTGCTGTTGGCTTCCACAGAGCTCTGACATTAGAACTTGAAGCCTTGGGAAAAACTGGAATCCAAACCTCGTGTCTCTGCCCAGTTTTTGTGAATACTGGGTTCACCAAAAACCCAAGCACAAGGTGAGGTCAAAGTCAAGTCAGGATGAAAATATGGCATGAGAAATTGACCTGAAAACTGTAGGAGGTTTTTAGGTGGGTcaactgaaaaaatagaaaaaaagtgaaaaaggaaaaatgtttttttttaatgtttatttctttttgagagagagacagatcgggagtggggtaggggcagagagagggagacacagaatctgaagcaagctccaggctccaagctgtcagcacagagtctgatgcggggctcaaactcacaaactgtgagatcatgacctgaaccgaagttggatgcttaaaagactgagccactcaggtaccccaaaatgtttttcttaatgttgtattgcctttttcactttgaaatgagatgaacaaagggaaaaaattcatTGAGGACTGGCAGGAGTGACCAGCTACCAATGATTTAGGCAATTGGGGTTTATTTGTGATCAGGTTAAAGGTTCAACACACTCAGGTGCCAAGAGGGAGTGAAGGGGTGAGGCAGGCTGGAgaggtgtgcttttttttttttttttgctttttttttaatgtttatttatttttgagagaaagagagagcacaggcaggggaagggaagagagaaagagggagacggagaatccaaagcaggttccaggccctgagctgtcagcatggagcacaacgtggggcttgaactcaccaaccgtgagatcatgacctgagccaaagtcagatgcttaaccaactgagccacccaggcaccccagtgtgcttttttttctttaagtttatttatgcattcattctgagaaacagagagaaagagcatagggggaggcacagagagcaagaggaaagagagaatcccaagcaggctcctagctgtgctgttagcacacagctggacacagggctcaaacccacaaaccatgacatcatgacctgaggcaaaatcaagagtcggacacccaaccgactaagccactcaggcgcccctggatagaTGTGCTTAGGGGGTGTCAAGAATGTCCTCTCCTGGAAACCCACTCCCAAGATGAGCGATACCTAACatccccctctcccatttgtggtTCATCCTCCTCAAATAGAGTATGGAAAGGtacttttccattttccacagtgCTAGCATGAAGTACTCCAATATCTTTCAAACTTGTCCTAAGAATCATCACCTATGCTTCCATAAACAATAAATGTTCTTAGGGTCTTccttagagattctgattcagtaggctgCGATGAGCTCCAAgaatgagttgttttgttttgctttgctttacaAGCATACCTACCAGGTGAGTCTGGAGACAGGTTTGGAAAACATTGATGTATTAAATATAATCACAGTATTTGATTACCACCTTGATTACCATTTGATTACCATTACCACCTTGTCCTCTGTGAAAGTGCAAATATTCTTAGAAGCAGCAATAAATTGAGTCCCTAATCCTTTAGTCAAGGTGAACTTCTATGACAACTTTGTCTCTGGTAAAGGAGGATTTGAGACCATAAGAGAGGAGAAATTGGTCCTGAAAGGAGAGTAAAAAGGCAGAAAGGTGAGCAGAAAGGTGCTAAAATTAAGATACCTTCTCACAAATTTGCCTCAATTCTGGTATTTTTCTGCTGCAGGTTAATAAAATCTGAAGCCAGTTTATTTCTGGAGGGGAATTAGTCCTAAATACATTCATTCAAAAGAGCTAACAGATTCTCCTTTAAGCTTAGCCTCATTTGAAGCTATCAACCCTGAACTCTGAATTATCTGGGTTGTCTCTGGAGCTGTGGTCACCCCCTGGCAGGGGAGTCCTTAATAGTGTTAGGCCATAGATACTTAGCAGTAATACAATATTTAAGTAAATACTATGGTACGATTGGGACTCTGGGCtcagttttcttaaaaagcaaactGGGCCTAATAAAAACCCTCCTGGGAAGCATTTAAGCTTAGTGTATGCCAAGAGAACCAGATACACTGGTAGGGAAGGCACAATAGATGAGAAGAGTAGGCTAATAAGATCCTAGGTGGTGTGGATGCCTGGGAGCAACCCCAGAGTCTGACAGCCAATGCTGAAGATGTGGGATTGATTACACCCAGACTGCTGGATTCTGAATATTCCTCAGCAAAAGCTAAAATGTCCATAAAGTGAGGTTTGGCTCAGAGACTGGGTTGATGAAACCAGCTAGGAAAAATCAGGGAGACAAAAGGCAGAACCCAATAATTTAGAGAGGTATTGATTTGTATTACTCTCTGCTGGCTTACTACTCAATGCCATGGAAACCTCAATCACATAATAACCTGTAGTATATCACAGAATATGTCAGGGAAGGAAGTTATAAAATTCATTAACTGCTTACTTAACTCTTCTACACAACCTTTTTATTCACTGGCCGTTCAGCCCATGCCTGGACATCTTCATTTTGATGCAACACTTccaatccatttacattttaaactctAATCATCATCTTGAACTAATGGGCATTCTACACTGGGCCTGTGGTTATGAATAAATATTCAAGAAcccatgtaggggcacctgggtggctcatttagttgggtgtccacctcttgattttggctcaagtcatgatcccagggtcatgggatcaagccccgcatcaggctcgagctaagcatggagcctgcttgagattccctgcccacacctctcccctgctctctctagaaagaaaagaaaaaagagaaagaaagaaagaaagaaagaaagaaagaaagaaagaaagaaagaaagagaaagaaggcccATGTACACAGTCTTCAGTATAAGCAAGGCTATATACCTCCAGTAGCAATGCTATACTCCCTGTGCACATCTGGAACTCTCATTAAATTGCAGTATAGGTGATTCAGAGGTGGATCTCAAGTACTGAATGCCTTCAAATCCAGCTTTATGGGATAACTCCAGAAGAAAGAGAGTATGCTTAGCAAAGCTTTGTATTAAATAAGCCCCGAAGAAAGACGTCAGATGTTTCCTTTCTGTCCCATGAGTAATCCTACCCACcattcttccttgcctcttcacATCTGTCATTTAATTCCTCTCCACCCTTTAGATATTTTGACTGAGTGAGCCATAAAACATGCATACCTGGTGTGAAAGTTTAAGACTGTGATAACAAAACATTCCCAtggcatgggggggaggggggggagttgGTGGGGGCAGGTGGTGTTTGTGCAGTGAATCCTGGAAGCTTTTAAATCCTAATTTGGTGATATAAGTTAATTTTCCTGCCTTtgttaattaaaacaacaacaaaaagaaccaaacttttttcttcttaatcataGACTATGGCCTGTATTGGAGACAGACGCAGTTGCAAGAAGCTTGATAGATGGAATACTTAccaataagaaaatgatttttgttcCATCATATATCAATCTACATCTAATACTAGGAAGGTAAGTACAGCACAAAACATCTAAAATGCTAAAACACCAGTGGAACTATTGTCATGATGAAGAGTCTTTCAGTTGTGAAAGTTGCTGTGGAAACTCTCTGTGCCTGAGGAGAACGGTTACATTGTCTCTGTTATTTCCTTATTCaatctataaaaaaaagaatgattcattTGCTCTAACATCTCAGTTTAATCTTTGCCAGAGACTATTCCAACTGAAGGAAACACAGTTGCAAGAGAACACAGTATCGTTAAAAATAAAGGGTCTATTTAAAAGCCTGCTGGAGTTTTGActgaaattgcattgaatctattgATCAATTGGAGGAGAAATAACATTAACAATTTTGAGGCTTTCAatccaagaaaacaaagaacgcaaaatatctttccattttgttcttttatcttcttcaatATCTCCAcacaacattttatagttttcagtgtaaaagTCTTACACAGCTTTTATCAGGTTTATCCCAAAGCATTTCATGTTTTTGATGGTATTTCAAAAGgcagttaaaacaatttttctgtttcccattGTTTGGTGTTGGTGAGTGTGtttgatttttgcattttatcttgtattttagcaaccttgctaaactcatctctagcagttttttgtaaATTCTAACGGATTTTTTTTACAGACTGTTTTAGATGATAGTATTGTCGGCAAATAAAGacccttttacttcttttccaatctgtatgGTTTTTCTTCTTACTATATGACACTGGCTAGAACTTTGCATGCAATGTCACATAGGATTGGTGAGAGCACACATCCAAGCAGTCTTCTTGAGCTTAGAAGAACAGTACTCAGTATTTCACagttaagtataatgttagctgtagatGTTTTTTCATAGATGCtttttatcatgttgaggaagttcccttctgttACTATTTTGATGAGAGTATTTACCAAGAGTAAATATcagttgtcaaatgcttttgctgaTGATATTAAGATCAtatgttctttccattttagTTTGTTGATATGGTGAACTACATGgattcattttaaagaataaaccaCCCTCGCATcgtaatgtctttgtctgataTTGCATCCTGATAATattgacttcatagaatgagttggaaagtacgccctcttcttctcttttccagaatAGCTTGTGTGGTAttggcattatttcttctttaaacatttggagatttcaccagtgaagccatctaggCCTGGTGCTTTCTTTAAGGGCAAGTTCTTAACTATaaatacaatttctttaaaaCCTATAGGGCTTTTCAGGCTGCTTATTTCTTCTTGGTAATGTGTGTCCTTCagagaatttgtccatttcatctaagttgtcaaattcatAGGCATAAATTTATTCAAAATCTTCCCTTATTGTACTTgtaatatgtttaaaatgtctGATTCCTGATattggaaatttatatttttatttttctgttctcatcAGTCTatctagaggtttatcaatttagtgatttttccaaagaactagcatttggtttcttttatttttttatctattttttgtgtgtgtgttctatttcACTAAtatctgttctgatctttattattccttttattctattattcacttattgggttttctttttctagtttgtcaATGTAGAAACTGagttcatggattttttttttttctagcatagGCACTTAGCGCTATAAATTTCCCCCTGTGTACTGTTTTTAGTTCTGTCCCTCAAATTGTGACAttctatgttttcatttatattctgttaaaatgctttctaatttcccttttgtaTCATGGTTTacttagaaatgaattttttagtttctaactttttggagattttctagacatttttctgatttctaatttaattaaacTTTGTATGActtgaatgttttaaatttactgagacaTGGTTAAGTTCAGAACATGGTTTATCTTGGGAAGTGTTCCACATGCACCCAAAAAGAATGAGTATTCTGTATTGTTGagttttctataaatgtcagCTTATGTCAAActggttgatagtgttgttcaaatcttctgtatttttcgctgattttctgtttattttatcaaTTATTGAAAGGAGGCTCAAAATCTGTAGCTATTGTGAATTTGTCtatcttctttgcttttctttccattctcacttcatgtattttgaagcctTTTATTATGTGCATAAgcaattaggattattttgtccTCTAAATGAGTTAACTACTTTGTCATGTTGGAAGTGACCTTGTTTATCCTTGCTATGAAATCTactgatattaatataaccatTTCAGCttctttatattaatattatcttACTGaatctttttctgtccttttactctttttctgtccttttactcTGTCTTTTACTCCTATTTGTTTCCTTATGTCTGAAATGTGCTTTTGTAAGCAGTATataggtgtttgtttgtttgttttttactctaATTTGACAATCTATCAGGGGCAATTTAATAGGGGGTATTTAgactctttacattttttttttttcaacgttttttatttatttttgggacagagggagacagagcatgaacgggggaggggcagagagagagggagacacagaatcggaaacaggctccaggctcggagccatcagcccagagcctgacgcggggctcgaactcacggagcgcgagatcgtgacctggctgaagtcggacgcttaaccgactgcgccacccaggcgcccctagactctttacatttaatatgattattgatatagttagatctaaaacttactttaaagcttgctatttgttttctgtttatcccatttaatcttggttcctttttttctctctgcctccttttggTTTGATTGAatactttcatgtttttattttatttcctttggtggCTTACTAGCTataatgctttgttttgttactttaGTTATTGCTTTAGGGTTCATAGTATGCATCTTTAACTTATCACAGCCAATCTCCACATGATATTATACAAATTCATGTACAGTCTAAGAACCTTACAATGGTACActtctatttctcccttcctaCTTTAGGCTATGATTGTTGTACATTTTACTTTGACtacatagtttttgtttgtttaaacagcCAATATctttttaaagggatttaaataacaaagaaaattcttaaatgttCATCCATGTGGTTAATATTTCTAGCgctctttattcatttgtatagATCCAGACTTCTATCTGGTATCATTTCCCCTCTGCCTGAAGGGTATCCTTTAACAGTTTCTCAGGGAAGTTCTGCTGGTTATGAATTCTTGCACCTTTTGTATGTTTAACAAACTCTTTATTTTGCCTtaagttttaaaagatacattCACTGATCTAGGTTGgcagatttttgtctttcagtaCTTAAATGATATTCTCTACCACCTCCATGACTTCCATATTATCTCTGCTAGAGGCTGTTCtatcatttttaaaggaacacAATATAATAAAGTGATTAGGAACGAAGGTTCCACCTAAGATCAAAAACCACTTTACCACTTACCAGTTCTTTGACCATGGATAAGCTATTTAGCCTCTATGGCctcatattttccatatataaaatggggatggtgatAATACCTCCTGTCTAAGCATAccataagaataaaataacataatgcaAGGAAAGCCCCTGCcattaaaaaagacacagaagtcaGATGTTAAGGGTTTAGGAGGTAGAACTTACATAGAATTCTAGGaagaggggtgcttggctggatcagttggtagagcatgcaactcttgatattggggttataagttcaagcctcatactgggtgtagtgattactttaaaagacctttaaaaaaaatgctaagaagaAATAGGATTATTTACCCAGAGGAGATAATCTCTCAGCTTTCTTCTGAGGGACAGTTTAtaataaattgaaattatatcaatGAGAACTATACAAACTTGATAAGCCCTTGGGTCATTTTGAAACAAATCCATATAAACTGCTAATTTGGAATAGACCAATTCAAGAACAGTGGACAAGCTGCATTGCTGCGTCAATTTCAGTCTTCCATTTTAGCTTAAATAGACTAACTTAAATTAGCCTAACCTTGACCTCATAGCAACATCATCTCAAGAGTTGACTAAGTGTTTTGTTGCCAAGCAACAGTAGGAAATGAGTTTTGTGGGATTCCTCCTCTCTTGGGGCTCAAACCAGGTCATATTAATGtagaaaaaatcaaaatcatagaATATTTGCATATGAACAAGAGAATGAGCATCCCTATCCTGTCAGAGTTGGAGAATAAGTATCCCTGTACAATAAACAAGAGTCTCAAAATCTTTGGTACTATTGTGGAGCTGTCATGGTGGTTTGTTACTGAGCAACTGGGAAATATAGTTAATATTCtccacataaaattccttttacAGACTTAGACAATTTTGTGAGCAGATGCAAGTATTAACATGGAGGTTTCCTTGTGAGAATAGTTACAAGGCATGTACAAGTTctcttatatttgtctttctctcagcCAGAacttccctgcctctctgcttATTCATCCATCTTCCACTCTACCTAAGGCAAGGATGTAAATCTTGCATTAGTCAACAATACCAAAGTATTTTTCAATATGACTTTCTTTGCACATGACTACATCTGCTTTATTATATTCACATGTCGGCTCTTCCTTTCATCTGCCTGCTCAAATCTTACCCATCCTTGAACACTTTTGAAGTTTCCCTTCACTATTCCAGCCCATATTAATCCTCCTCACAGTTATAGTCTTTAATTAGAGAAggctaatattttttaataattatttcaagGTGATCTCTCATCTCATTTTAGCCTCTCTGGTCAACAATAAGCTCCTCAGGCAGGAGCTGTTTTTCGAGGACTTTTGTCTACCTTATTATAAAGTACATAATGGATATTCAGTAAATAGTtaaggaggggtggagggaaggatggagTGGGTTCTGGTGGTGTCTCTCTGTGAATGCTTAATATCAGGGTTCATGGACAGTTTCAGCAGTAAGTCCAGACCTTCAGTTTCAGATCTTTATcacatataatttcatataagATTTTACTAATATGAGGAGGCTTGAAGAGTGGGATATATCAGTGCTTTCCTTATATATCTATAGTATTTGAATGAtgaatattaaaacacacacacacacacacacacacacacacaaaggaaagagaggttgctgtgaaggaagaaaggaagaacagagaaagattAAATGCAAACCAGATAACTCTCAAGGTATCCTAACTGACGACAAAAAAGAACTTTGgtgtcaaaaatttttaattgaaaacttttctacttttttcccatACAGATTTCTTCCTGAACGTGCCTTGGCAGCTATAAATCGTTTACAGAATATTCAATTTGAAGCAGTGATTGGccacaaaaccaaaaggaaatgaataaacgaGCTCCAGCCAGAAATGCAGCTTAATGATGTAAATCTAAGTTTAGAATTAATGCTTCAAagctttatttcacatttttcaataatgttaataataaaaacattggtTTGACATTAGCAGCAGTAAAATGAACAAGACTAATTACCTGTCTTTCTCAAGAATATTAATGTAGTTTTACTAGTCAGATCCATTTTTCATTCCACACctcttaaaaacttttatgcttacataaacatacttaaaaggtaatttttctttaagagattttattttttttctttctgctaacgGGGGAACAAAGCTACCTCTCCAAAAGTAAACACGAAGAGAACTTATTTACACAGGGAAGTTTGAAGACCTTATCAACATGCACACAGTGTGAGATAGCAGTTAGAAACAAATTTAAGCAGGCGACTGTGCTCCAAAGGACAGAGAGGTTATTTCTATGAAATTCAACATTTGGAATCTTTCTCTAGCTTCTCCCTTTTTCATCAGCCCAAAACAGTGCAACGGTATCCTATGGTTTCTTGTTTGATTCTGTCCTTTATATAGGTCTTATATATCCACTAAGAGTGGGCCCTCCATACTTTCTGTCCTTTTCATAATCTCTTAAAATACTATGACACTACAAAAGGTGACCCTCTCTTGAATCTCTGAATATCTAAAATTTTAACCTCATGATATCTCTTTCTTTATAGTTTATGCTTTCACATATCATTGGTACCAGATATGTTTAGATAGTTTTGAGCTTCAAAATGGAAACTAACGCTGGAAAAGGAATTAGGCTGACTACCTAATACTAGACGATGGATCTGACAGGAGAAAAAGAGTggtctctttttttaatagagaagaaATCTGATTCCCACCACATCAAGACTAatcttgtttttatgtttttctcataTGTAAGAGACTGCTTTTACATCAACTATCCtcctgtttttcattaaaaacaaatgatgaaaaataaaccattaataaaaacaatttattgaaaataaatgataaatatgttgtgcttttaaaaaacaacctcctgtgtttataaaatagagttttcatttctaatcTCTGAGTGTCTATGAATCTCCTTTAGGAAGCAAGGGTCTAGATAGTAATAGCATCCAGATATTAAGGGGTGCAGGGGTTCTCTCAACTTTGGCTTCTCTGATAGAGTGTTGGTTGATCAAATGACTTACTGAATCCTTTCTATGTGTGGCACTGAGGAGAGTATGATtgttatgagatttttttttcccttgttactttggcaataatttttgttcatgatgacattttaattttttgctttaaaactaAGAactgtagggatgcctgggtggctcagtcagttaagcatccaactgttgatttcagctcaggacatgatcccagggttgtgggatcaagccccacattgggctccatgctgagcgtggagcctgcttgggattctctctctctttccctctgcccctttcccctgcatgtactgtgtctcttcctctctctctctctctctctctaaaatgtaaaaataataagataataaattttttaaaaataataaaactaagaaCTTTATAAGtgaagctttaaaatatattatttttttattttttattttttttttttttagcatttatttatttttgagacagagagagacagagcatgaacgggggaggggcagagagagagggagacacagactcggaagcaagttccaggctctgagccatcagcccagagccggatgcggggcttgaactcacggactgcaagatcgtgacctgagccgaagtcggacacccaactgactgagccacccaggcgcccctaaaatgtattattttaggggcgcctgggtggctcagtcggttaagcatccaacttcagctcaggtcatgatctcacggttcgtgggttcaagctctgccttgggctctgtgctgacagctcagagtctggagtctgcttcagattctgtgtctccttctctgtctaccccttccccactcacattctccgtctctctctttctcaaagatgaatgaacattaaaaaaaaagtgttaattacatgcggtgcctgggtggctcagtcagttaagtgtctgactcttgatttcagctcatggtttgtgggattgagccccacatcaggt encodes:
- the HSD17B13 gene encoding 17-beta-hydroxysteroid dehydrogenase 13; the encoded protein is MNIILDLLLLLLTIIYSYLEALVKIFIPQRRKSVAGETILITGAGHGIGRSTAYEFAKRKSRLVLWDINKHSVEETAAECRKLGATVYVSVVDCSNREDIYNSVKQVKKEVGDVTILVNNAGVVYPADLLSTKDEEITKTFEVNILGHFWITKALLPSMMKRNHGHIVTVASVCGHGVIPYLIPYCSSKFAAVGFHRALTLELEALGKTGIQTSCLCPVFVNTGFTKNPSTRLWPVLETDAVARSLIDGILTNKKMIFVPSYINLHLILGRFLPERALAAINRLQNIQFEAVIGHKTKRK